GTGCAAAGGGAAAGGCCTCTCTTTTTAGTGCTTACTTTACCAGCTTGTTAATGCAGAACATCATAAGCCTGATTTGAACTTAAAAGAGAATCCGATGTTTTTTTATCTATAGTATCACCATGTCTttatctttacaatttaatacgCATCTTATTTTAGAAACTGTTGCTAAGATTATGTCATCCGACTAATCTCATTTCTTGCTACATACTTTGCTTCACATTAGCAACGCCATTTCGAGATAAATCTTAAAACTAAACATCAACTTTAGTTTAATTTACAACATGATacataagttttaattttatataattctaaacatcgaacttttatttttatcaattgaacacatttaaaaaaaaaaaaactctacttGCTTATTTCATTAAAGTTTACGCATTACATTTGTTTGGGTAAATGTACCGAGAGGTCCCTCTACCGATCAAATTAGTTCCTCtactattaaatggatcaaCTTAGTCTCTATACTGTTAAcatagttaatatttttaaagcaattgaaaaaaaatttcaagttattttttatatagtaaagaTTGATTCTATTACAATTTAAgcttatttaattctttttaatagtgtaaagattaaaataatgattttaatactGAAGAAACTAATTTAGTCCAATCCCTGTAATATAGGGACTTTTAACCCATATCTACCCCTAAAACTTTCTTATCTATAAACTTTTCAGAAAGGGGGCATATCTGCAAGAAGCAATTATACCAACTTCCAAATTTGATTTACTACGATTTCATAATTGAAGCCCAGGGAAGGGAGCATAGGCCTGATGGGCTTGAAATGCTGCTTATTCACCTGGTTTCAATGGAATCAGCCCAATAGAGAGGTCCAGTAAAAGATTTATCACGATCTCATCACTCTTCAGTCACGTAAATTATGATGTATTTGGTGGGTATTAATCATTAATTTGATACTTCAATTCACACTTGGAATTTGATGGCATTATTACTTGGATTTTGGGTTTGGTGAGATGAAACGGTTTAGGTTTTTGTTGCATGTCATCGCAAACAGTCTTGAGCTTCAATCCAATGGCACCATGGCATAAGCTTTGTTTAAGCAACTTTCTGGTAAGCtatatctttcaattttaaagCAACCATAATAACCATATATTGCTATTGGGATCTATATTTGGAGGTCCCATGCATCACGCTTTTTCATTATCTTGCCCTGGAAGTTACAAAAGCTCCATTCCATCCgtcaattaaatacaaaatttggaAGCTAATTATTGGATCGCACTTGGAAATACAATTAAATTACGATTGTATAGTCAACTAGTCATGTTTTTGCATATGCAGCGATTGATGCAATAGCATATAGAGAAAGCAATAAATGGGTGAGAGTTGGAAGGGCTTAATCGCCATGATTTCTGGGTTTCAGCACATGCATGTTTTGATGTTCAATTTTCATCGACTGGTCACACACTTCATGGTCTCCTAGGCCATATGCCTTAGATAGCTACTTGAAATCAAACCCATTTTTGCTTTGCAGGCTCCACATTCTGTAGCGGTCTTTATTATGCTTGTTCAAATAGTAAGCACCCCCTTCAGCCCTCAATAGTAGGCTTAAGGATTCAATTATAGAATCCCTATTAATGAATCACATCACCGGTcattattaatagatttttcAAATCTggttattttgaaattagatCAAGATGTGtgattagaaattttatcttttatgtcATTAACATATGTTCAACACTGAATTTTTAAGCCCAAACAAGAGAAAAGAATCAACATATAATTGGAAGATTTGATTAAGAAATGAGAGAAATTAAGCAGACCCAAATGTCTCCATCAACCCAAATTCTGTAATTTTACCCTATTTTAGCTCATTATTGGATCATTTTTCCTTCACTTGTTTTTGGAGTAGATGAGcatgaaatatatttatctttacCTTTCTCTTTGAAGCAAAGGTATATTGTAATTGTGCACTTGTTTAGCATTTTCACTTGTGACCTACTCAAAGGTGTGCCAAGATCATCACTTTCCTGCTTTAGCGCACAATTAATAAAACGTACCTAACGCCTCCTTTGGcattaaacaacaaaaacagTACAGAGGATTCATTCTACGTCTTTTTACACAGTGTAGCTCCACAAACAGCTCTATCTCCAATAAtggaataaagaaaaataactttACAACTAACACACGAAActaatgaacaaaaaaattacaaatcacATAACCCTGGTGACAGCAAAACAATCAAAGCTTTTGAAAACTGGTTGAAACTAAATCGTAAGAAAAAGCTTAAGGAACTCCTATCTCATTCTAACTGAGTTTGCTCATTGGATCTTGTATGATAATGATGAGATGTAgacaagataaaaaaataaaaataaaccaagtCCCCACTACTGATAAGGCTGGTGAATATGCAAGTACTCGACGGATTTGACAAGCATTCGGTCCCCTCAAAGGTGATGGGTTGAGGCCATGTGCTTACCCAATTATGCTGTTAAAAGAGGATGAAGATCATCCAACACTGTTTGGGTGAAACATTCAGGTTTTAATGGAATTTGCCGACTCCCTTTGCTTCTTAAAGAAAAACCCatctcttttctttaattagagtttaaattttgattaatcaaATCCATCTTAAAGGCTTGTAAAGCCTTAGTTATTGTGTAAAGATGTTATGAAAAACATTGATCCGTGACTCGCACAATAATGGGGCACTTTGTCTAGGAATACGACAGTTGTAGCATGGAACTAGACATCTAATCATGTCATGTTTAGTTCATGggtcattcatttttttataaacatttcGTTTGTCTTCTTCTAAgggttgatttttattttcctttgtgcCTCCTCTTTTTTGTGTAAGGAACAGATACCCTAAATTCCTCATCATCTTTTCCTCTAGAaactttcattaattttaatgacTGGGATCAATTCCCTTTATGTTATCttttagcataatatatttgctTTGACAAGAACACAGCTTTTTGGCCTTTTCTTCAGCTTCTCTCATAAACCTCACCAAGCTTAAAATAGGATAGAAAAAGAAAGCTATATATGTGACTGCTACCTCAAGGCATCTAACAAAGGGGCTTCACATGGTTTTGAAGTGGTGGAgggcttttttcttttcttttcttctgttttttttttccatgcTGGGAAAATTGAaagctacttttttttttttttcctctcttttttcacCAAATGGAAAGGGTGTCCTTAGAAATTGGGTGGTCCATAAAGGCTTTGcctttatttgtttgtttatttgttttgtcTCAAAGCCTTAATCCTCTGCAGCTTTGTCTCTATTGTGGTCTTCATTGTATATCTTACTTATTGGCTAATTTGTGGGTTTTAGTAACCAATTGTCccaataacttttatttttcatattcattcatacaatcattttaataaaagtcttaaaagataatatttcgTGAAAGCTACGACTTTCTAAAAATTTCCTTTGATTTTCATGTGATTCTTAATTAGTAtacattattcatttacttgTTAAAGAGATAAAGTAAAGTAAATTTTATAGAGAAGTTTAAGGGATTATATGCGTGAATCAGTAAAGAACGATCACAATCACAATATTCACATCATATTCCTCCCTAAAACTAGTGGTTTAAATTTGTTCATAAATCTCTTTAACAATCATGCTTATCATTTGCTTTTTCAAAGTTGAAAGTGGgaagtttgtaattttttagtttaatatattaacgatttaatcttttatttgatGGATATAATTGTCGTGTAAAACATTCAATCGATGCttttatcatatcaatattaaaatgtgattaaatttcaattttaatataataatataatatacatacacgGTGGTCGAGGCACATCATTTCCTGATTTTAAGATTGTTGTCTATCAattttttaactatattttagTTAAGGATGGaaggaattaaatattaatataattaagtaAAGTTGAGAATGTTACCAACCTTAAACAACCCATCTCGTGCATTAGACgcaatgttttatattttaatggtTCTGTTAACCCAAGTCTTAAGTCGGAATTAAAATTAGTTAACTGAACTACATTTCAACTAATTAACAAAGTTATAGCCATTGTTGTACTCATCTCATCAACTTCCAAACATCTAAGCTGAAGCCTCTCTCACCCAATTCTCGCCTTTTTCATCTTAAACTCTTGGTTTTAACTATATCTATGAACTTATCACCTGGGATTTAAGTATTGAAGCCGAggtatatcaaattatatatggATCGGACAacttaagtaataaattgaataactaACTCGactcaaattaatttattttcatgtagGTGAAACTCGAACCTAAACATTTTGGAACATTTAGTTCgatgaatgtaaaattaaatcCGTAATAACATTATATGAATGTAAGATTATAAGTATGTTACATTGCTGTTTGATTCATTTGGTTAGAATGAAAGATATCGATGTTTAGTTGATGGAAAAAAAGTACTTAATAAGAatctttattataaaatttatttattttaacaagtttaatttctttaatatattctaatcttaattttgtaaaattataataatttttatttttattaagtgaATATAtgatagtgaaataaatttataaattcatgacaaccttaaatatttaaattaactaaaagtacactcataaactaaaataatttaaagaataaattgtattaatattatgttttactctttaaaaatacaaaattatggATGGACTAAAATATGAATAATCTAGAAtggaatataaaattaaaaatacaaaattatattcaaCCAACCATTAAAATCTCAGAACATCAACTTTGATCCCATGTGTTAAAAGGCGCGCAAGGTAGATGTGTATGTATTGAAAGTAACGGTTACCTAATACGTCAACAGTTAAATTGAGTAGTAATTACTGCACCATATGATGTTCTGCTGCTCTGAAACGTGATTTTGGTTACCTGCTAATCTCATTTGCAGGTAGATTTCATTAAAGTTATAttcctaaaaagaaaagaggctGTATTTGGGGAATAAATTCCTCTTTCTACAAAGTATTTACTGCCCACTTGTGATGGCTGCATCCAGATTTTTTGCTACCTAGATTTTTATTCTCAATCAGATAAAACCCAGAGCTAGAGCTACCCAAGGTAAATCCATTCATATATAATCATCAGAACAGATAAAATACACTGTTGTGTCGTGGCCTTCATCAGACACACATGTCCTTTTAAACATGCATCTTCTAATCTGAATCACATCACTTACTCTGATCTTTAAACATGTTTCCAACTCCCAGCAGTCTGAGTTTCAGCCCCCTTTTTTTAACCATGGTTATTATGACAGAAATACCCTTGGCTTCATCCTACTGACTTGTCACTATTATATAAAGTTCCAAAATGTCAGCCCTGTAAATGTACAATAAAGTCTCAAATTTGCTTCGGCTGCAAACATAGAGATAACTATGAATATGGATAGGGAGTCACTGCCtgttctttctctctctctcgtCTTCTGATAAGATTACCTATTTCTTCCTTAGATTccttttgtaaaagaaaaataaaatgggtttGCTTCAAAATTCGTGATAAAAGATTAAAGAAGACAGCAAGAATGGGAGAAGAAGAGCAACACCAAAACTCGACAGAATCTTTCATGGCAATGAAAGCTGGTCTCGGGCAGGCCATTGAGGTTATATCTTCTTTGATTTCCCTTTCTCATTCTATCAAAGTTTTCAGCGTTAAATGGCAGCTTATCCGAAAGAAGCTTGAAGAGTTAAATTCAGGCTTAATGGCCGCTGAAAACTGTGATTCAAGCCAAAACACACAAGTCTTTTCTGGCTTGATCCCTTCCGTTTTGGTCACTGCAAATGAGTGTCATAATCTTGCAAGAAGCTGTGCGGATCTTTCCTACAGTGGCAAGCTCTTGATGCAAAGCGACCTTGATGTGATGATTGCAAGATTTGACAGCCATGTAAAGAATCTCTCTGGGATTTACAGTGCTGGGATTCTGAGCCATGGGTTTGCCATTGTGGTTTCAAGGCCTGGCCTTGGTGCTGGTAAAGACGACATGAGGTTTTACATAAGAGATTTGCTGACAAGAATGAAGATAGGCGACATAGAAATGAAAAGGCAAGCCTTGGTTAATTTATATCAAGTTGTGGATGAAGATGAGAGGTATGCTAAACTCGTAGTGGAAGTTGGTGGCATTGTGAATGTGTTAGTAGGCTTTCTTGATTCACCTGAGATGGAGATTCAAGAAGAGGCTTCAAAGATTGTATCTTTACTATCAGGGTTCGATTTGTACAAGGGGGTTTTGGTTGGAGCTGGGATTATTGGGCCTTTGGTTCGGGTTCTGGAAAATGGCAGTGAGTTGGGTAAAGAAGGAGCCGCTAGGTGTCTTCAGAGATTGACCGTTAATTCAGACAACGCATGGTCAGTGTCGGCTCATGGTGGGGTGACTGCCCTTCTGAAAATATGTTCAAGCGGTGAGTTTGGAGGGGAACTGATCGGTCTTGCTTGTGCGTTGTTGAGAAATCTTGTTGGGGTTGAAGAGATAAAGAGGTTTATTGTTGAAGAAGGTGCCATTTCAACGTTCATCAAGCTTGCAAGATCAAGAGATGAAATCGTGCAGATAAATTCAATGGAGTTCCTTCAGAATATGGCTTCCGGAGATGACTCAGTTCGTCAAATGGTTGTTAGAGAAGGAGGGGTTCGTGCATTAGTACGCGTTTTGGATCCGAAATCATCGACCTCTTCAAAGACAAGAGAAGTAGCATTGAGGGCAATTGAGAATCTATGTTTCTCTTCGCAGAGTTGCATAAACATGTTGATGAATTTCGGGTTTATCAATCAACTGTTCTTCTTGCTACGCAACGGTGAGGCTTCGGTTCAAGAATTGGCACTGAAGGTAACGTTTAGGTTGTGTAGCGCATCAGAAGAGGCTAAAAAGGCAATGGGAGATGCCGGTTTCATGCCTGAACTTCTCAAATTGCTCGATGCAAAGTCATATGAAGTGCGTGAAATGGCAACCGAGGCACTCTCTAGCTTGGTCTCGGTCCCAAAAAATCGAAAACGATTCGTTCAAGATGATCGGAACGTAGGCTTTCTTCTCCAGTTGCTTGATCAAGAGGATGGCATATCAGGTAACAAAAAGCTCTTACTATCTATATTAATGTCATTGACAAATTGCAACAgtggaagaagaaaaattgCCAGTTCCGGATATCTAAAGAACATAGAAAAGCTCGCTGAAGCTGAAGTTTATGATGCCAAAAAACTTGTCAGGAAGTTGTCTACCAACAGATTTCGTAGTATTCTAAGTGGATTTTGGCATTCTTGaatgtaatattttttgtttttgtttttgcttacTGTATATCTCTGCATAAGCGTTATGCAAGTCTCATTAACTTGTTTTTACAAATCTTTTAATGTCACTGTATCCTAAATCCATCTCcttggtaaaaaaaaagaaaaggaaaaacagcTTTTGAACAGCTTTTTGTTTTACTTGTAATCATTAGTAATCAAATAAAAGCTGTTCTTATAGATTCTGTAAAGATACTGTGGCATTCTTGTTTGGGAATTACAgtttcatacatatatatgtatatatatattaaaattgatgcAATTGCAGTTATATTAGTTAATATATGGTGTAGAAATGGTGGAAAGCAATTGAGGTGCTTGCACATGGGAAAGGCATGAAAATCCAGAATAGGCATGTGAGCAGTGGCAATCAAGGTTTTGTCAGCTGCCATCATGGGACAGAAGGGATAGTGATTGATGAAAGTTCCTTCTCTATCTGTTTGTGTTATTGCCAGCATTATCTTCTTCATCTTATCATGATTTTTCTAATTCATGAAAACCACTTAATATTCTGATATAAAAGCATAGGCTTAGATCGCCAGGCATCAGTTTATCATTAGCTTGAGGATTGAGATATAGGATATAGAAGCATGACAATTGAGAGACAACTGTTTGAGTCAATTGAAAGAGGTTTTGATGGCCTAATGTTGAGGATCTAACCATTTGTAGAGTACACGAATTTAATGGTAATAAGTTAGCCGACTTGGTTTAATTAGGGGTGTGGAGTGTGGACCATGTCATGAGTCAAAACTGGAAGTTGAGACCCATATGTTTCACTCAGACTGCTGCTGGCAAGTGAAATGTTTCTTTTTGTAGTTCTGAGAGATGATTTCAATTGCTGTGAGAAGTTGAATCAATGAGCAATGATACCCACCAGAATCCAATGCCAAATGACACCTTGCTCAAGATTTGACTGCTTTCATTTCAATGGAAACCAGCCTCGTTGGCAaaccaaaaaaatcaacaaatgctggttacatttatttaaacaaaaaaaaaaaaagaggaaaaatccCAATCAACAAGACTACTTGATTTAGAAGTTGGGACATACAAAATATTCGAGGGAACCATATGGGATGATGAACTTCTCAACATTAATGATCAATCCATGTAGCAAGTGCAAATACATAGTGTCCATGCTAAAAGAAAGGTTGATAAATGAAACACCTAGTTACTGTATACCAGTAAATATCACGCGGTTAGGAGCGGGTAAGTATTTATTAGCATTTAGGTGATTGAGAAGCAGGGCATCAGACTCTGTTCTGGTGCGGCGTACACCACAAGTTGCTTGCTGCTTTTAATTATTACAAGCAAAATTCTCATTTACTGCCATATAGTTTTTAGCACTGGACAAGATCAGATTTCACTTGCCTTTGCTAACATATAGGGATATAATTTGGGCCATGTTGTCGATTGGGAATTGAATTGGAAGAGCCctttaaacaaacaaacaaaccatCAAAAGACAAGTAAAACTATATCGGCCCAAAAGTATTGGATCCTATCTGAGATGAGGCAAATCTAGAAAATCTTTTCAAGCTTTAGTTTGTGCTgcatttttgtttcatttgatAAGTGTACCCGAGTCCTAACATTGATTCGTCATTTTCCATGGCTACCTAACATGGTTTAGTAAGTACCCAAGTCATAAAGACTCTTTTCCATGAACCATGTATGCTGGTGAACAAAGTGATTGTTATTCCATGTTGAATGACGAATTGTAGGCTGAATTATTCTCCCTGAAATATCATACTTCCAACTCTTGGTGGTCCATGATTTCTATGCACAATCAGTCACTAAGCTGtcaatttaaatcaaataaaaaatatatttgtccaaatccatttaattttacttgttCTGACTGGGAAATTTGGTGAATAAAATAACTAAGGCAACAGCATCAGAAAAAAGAAATGCTGGTGGTGATGGACCACTAATAGTTTTTAGTTATCCTTTTCGAAGAACCAATCAAAGTATCCGATAACATGTGCAAATTTGGGCATCGAATTGAAAATTCAAAGCCCTTCCTTCACTCTTAAACTGTCATTTTCATCGATATGCAAGTCTTTGCTGTCCTGCGTTTAATCTCTGCTGTCATGCTTTGCTCATCTATGTAATCTGATTTAGAGTGTAGCATGcgagtatttttaatttaatatatggaGACTGGAGTAGAGTTGTTTTAATATTCAATgtctgatttaaaaaaatatctcaTCTTTTGTTACTATGATGGAATCTTGATTGGGTAGCCAGAGAACAACTTTATCATTTAGGGAGCAAAGCTCAAATTTAACCGACAGTATTGGCTGTCAATGTAAACGTAGAGTGGTTATGTTGGAAGGGGTGAAATTGAAGATTTAATCCTTGACCAGGGTCAGATCTACCTCCAAATCAAAAGTATTGGTCCACTACATTAATACCGACATTTTATGTATTGTGACAGAGACTTATCAAGTTTACTTCCTGGTAGAGTTTTCTTCTTACGAATGGTCAATTTTTAGGGTCAaa
This sequence is a window from Gossypium raimondii isolate GPD5lz chromosome 5, ASM2569854v1, whole genome shotgun sequence. Protein-coding genes within it:
- the LOC105768489 gene encoding vacuolar protein 8 — encoded protein: MGEEEQHQNSTESFMAMKAGLGQAIEVISSLISLSHSIKVFSVKWQLIRKKLEELNSGLMAAENCDSSQNTQVFSGLIPSVLVTANECHNLARSCADLSYSGKLLMQSDLDVMIARFDSHVKNLSGIYSAGILSHGFAIVVSRPGLGAGKDDMRFYIRDLLTRMKIGDIEMKRQALVNLYQVVDEDERYAKLVVEVGGIVNVLVGFLDSPEMEIQEEASKIVSLLSGFDLYKGVLVGAGIIGPLVRVLENGSELGKEGAARCLQRLTVNSDNAWSVSAHGGVTALLKICSSGEFGGELIGLACALLRNLVGVEEIKRFIVEEGAISTFIKLARSRDEIVQINSMEFLQNMASGDDSVRQMVVREGGVRALVRVLDPKSSTSSKTREVALRAIENLCFSSQSCINMLMNFGFINQLFFLLRNGEASVQELALKVTFRLCSASEEAKKAMGDAGFMPELLKLLDAKSYEVREMATEALSSLVSVPKNRKRFVQDDRNVGFLLQLLDQEDGISGNKKLLLSILMSLTNCNSGRRKIASSGYLKNIEKLAEAEVYDAKKLVRKLSTNRFRSILSGFWHS